In Bacillus sp. NP247, one DNA window encodes the following:
- a CDS encoding DUF72 domain-containing protein codes for MFFIGVTGWGDHDSLYIDPYENKNKLRTYSDHFPIVEVDSSFYAMQPVRNYTKWAMETPKDFSFVVKAYQGMTGHMKGETPFSTFDEMFDVYKQSILPLIEASKLKMILFQYPPWFDCKKKNVDFLRYTKDKMEGLPCAIEFRNQTWFYPEMRDKTLQFLEKEKWIHTICDEPQAGLGSVPLVLEATDSNITLIRFHGRNIHGWLDKGENWRAVRCLYRYNNKELEEWAERLEQLKKKSKDIYVLFNNNSGGDAADNAKQLMKIMNITYGEPKPEQLNLFER; via the coding sequence TTGTTTTTCATTGGAGTGACAGGTTGGGGAGATCATGATTCTTTATATATAGATCCCTATGAAAATAAAAATAAATTACGAACATATAGTGACCATTTTCCTATTGTCGAAGTGGATAGTTCATTTTATGCGATGCAACCGGTACGAAATTATACAAAATGGGCGATGGAAACACCGAAAGACTTTTCTTTTGTCGTAAAAGCGTATCAAGGAATGACAGGGCATATGAAGGGAGAAACTCCTTTTTCGACGTTTGATGAGATGTTTGATGTGTATAAACAATCGATTCTTCCTTTAATAGAAGCGAGCAAATTAAAAATGATTTTATTTCAATATCCACCATGGTTTGATTGCAAAAAGAAAAATGTAGATTTCCTTCGATATACGAAAGACAAAATGGAGGGTTTGCCGTGTGCTATAGAGTTTCGAAATCAAACATGGTTTTATCCAGAAATGAGAGATAAAACGCTACAATTTTTAGAGAAGGAAAAATGGATTCATACAATTTGTGATGAACCGCAAGCGGGACTTGGTTCGGTCCCGCTCGTATTAGAGGCGACGGATTCAAATATAACATTAATTCGATTTCATGGTCGAAATATTCATGGCTGGCTGGATAAAGGAGAAAATTGGAGGGCGGTTCGCTGTTTATATCGCTACAATAATAAAGAATTGGAAGAATGGGCAGAACGACTAGAGCAATTAAAAAAGAAGTCAAAGGACATATACGTATTATTTAATAATAATTCGGGCGGCGATGCAGCGGATAATGCGAAACAACTTATGAAAATAATGAACATTACATATGGTGAGCCCAAGCCTGAGCAATTAAATTTATTTGAACGATGA
- a CDS encoding DUF3924 domain-containing protein, with amino-acid sequence MNTLTIELPQETAEKLDLLKQAYEKKTGASISESTLVQTLISKEFIQAITPFDLQQFVNGKEQH; translated from the coding sequence ATGAACACACTTACAATTGAATTACCGCAAGAAACGGCTGAAAAACTCGATTTATTAAAACAAGCTTATGAAAAGAAAACAGGTGCTAGCATTTCTGAGAGCACTCTTGTTCAAACACTTATCTCAAAAGAATTTATCCAAGCGATAACTCCTTTTGATTTACAACAATTCGTCAATGGAAAAGAACAGCATTAA
- a CDS encoding tyrosine-type recombinase/integrase, protein MKQAGQPIQNEKQLETIKNILLQSSKRDGLLFVLAVNSGLKVSEILQLKVSDVIDENENVRHSILFYNEKVKKHKWFAVNEDLQHAIEDYMKERKTWKRNEPLLKSQKGTKSITRQHAWYILNKAAKEVGLEGISSHTLRKTWGYCAYKSGVDIAFLQHFFDHSTPSKTLKYIGIA, encoded by the coding sequence ATGAAACAAGCAGGACAACCTATTCAAAACGAAAAACAATTAGAAACTATCAAAAATATACTTTTACAATCTTCGAAACGTGATGGCTTATTATTCGTATTAGCTGTAAATTCTGGCTTAAAAGTAAGTGAAATCTTACAATTAAAAGTTAGTGATGTAATCGATGAAAATGAAAATGTTCGCCATTCCATTTTATTTTACAATGAAAAAGTAAAGAAACATAAATGGTTTGCTGTAAATGAAGACTTACAGCACGCAATCGAAGACTACATGAAAGAACGTAAAACTTGGAAACGTAATGAACCATTATTAAAGTCTCAAAAAGGAACAAAATCTATTACGAGACAACATGCATGGTACATTTTAAACAAAGCTGCAAAAGAAGTTGGATTAGAAGGGATTAGCTCACATACACTTCGAAAAACTTGGGGCTATTGTGCATACAAATCAGGTGTTGATATTGCATTTTTACAACACTTCTTTGATCACAGTACTCCATCCAAAACTTTAAAGTATATCGGTATTGCTTAA
- a CDS encoding cell wall metabolism sensor histidine kinase WalK → MKNRSIVFKLFLLTSTLFTIIFLLFFLGQSLFLEKFYINKKVKTVQTAFEKFVDNYEKSDKSFEEIRKLKQEFHDKTNAEMQFLDSNGIIKSENSFSIDVINPNNNKTYSIPLNNLLTPEEYNKFAKLGLKKDGIIYVDGLLQTNNIITPQELITNNTRWENEQFNSDFQSISGNPSKNKLKNRYNNTGSPIYFTGVISKLQLPSKTEVRLAKDFETLQAVQYFARTIRQGTSNSNQLNTYILDSGENIKNSVFVKPIMENGEIKEYAFAIASLQPVNEAMLVLKDYYVYALIIVFLVIILLSFYYSKIIVKPLIKINRVTKKMANFDFSEKLPVTADDEIGGLSSGINTLSVNLKDRIDRLNVANTKLQQDIERERQLEKTRKEFISGVSHELKTPLSVIRSFAEGIQDGVSKDTTYYTNVILEETDNMNRLIVEMLELAKLESGTYKLEMSTFSIGELIQQVYTKLLFSMEEKHLQVDIHADSSLFVKANRSRIEQVVVNLLSNAIRYTPDGEKIHVSVIETEDTVKIQIENTGNPIPEESLEKIWDRFYRLDASRSRHTGGTGLGLSIVKNILDLHHAEYGVYNTTNSVVFYFNLQKVKEVK, encoded by the coding sequence GTGAAGAACAGAAGCATCGTCTTTAAACTATTTTTATTAACATCAACTTTATTTACAATCATATTTCTCCTTTTTTTCCTTGGACAATCTCTATTTTTAGAGAAGTTTTACATTAATAAAAAAGTAAAAACCGTTCAAACGGCTTTTGAAAAATTCGTAGATAATTATGAAAAAAGCGACAAAAGTTTTGAGGAAATCAGAAAGCTAAAACAAGAATTTCACGATAAAACGAATGCTGAAATGCAATTTTTAGATTCTAACGGCATTATTAAAAGTGAAAACAGTTTTTCCATTGATGTGATTAACCCTAACAATAATAAAACCTATTCCATCCCCCTTAACAATCTTTTAACACCAGAAGAATATAATAAATTCGCAAAATTAGGATTAAAAAAAGATGGAATAATTTATGTAGACGGACTACTCCAAACGAATAATATAATAACACCTCAAGAATTAATAACTAATAATACTAGATGGGAAAATGAACAATTCAATTCAGATTTTCAATCCATTAGTGGTAATCCATCTAAAAATAAACTTAAAAATCGATATAATAATACTGGTTCTCCAATCTATTTTACTGGGGTAATATCTAAATTACAGCTTCCTTCCAAAACTGAGGTTCGTCTTGCAAAGGATTTTGAAACATTACAAGCTGTTCAATATTTTGCAAGAACTATTAGACAAGGTACTTCTAATTCAAATCAATTAAACACGTATATTTTAGATAGTGGGGAAAATATAAAAAACAGTGTCTTTGTAAAGCCTATTATGGAAAACGGAGAAATTAAGGAGTACGCTTTTGCGATAGCATCTTTACAACCTGTTAATGAAGCGATGCTCGTTTTAAAAGATTATTATGTCTATGCCTTAATTATCGTGTTTCTCGTTATTATTTTGTTATCCTTCTACTACTCAAAAATCATTGTTAAACCATTAATTAAGATAAATCGTGTTACAAAAAAAATGGCCAACTTTGATTTTAGCGAGAAGTTACCTGTTACGGCAGACGATGAAATTGGCGGGTTATCAAGTGGTATTAATACACTCTCTGTAAATTTAAAAGATCGAATCGACCGATTAAATGTTGCCAATACAAAATTACAACAAGATATTGAACGCGAACGTCAATTGGAAAAAACGAGAAAAGAATTCATTTCTGGTGTATCTCATGAATTAAAAACACCACTTAGTGTTATTCGTAGCTTCGCTGAAGGTATTCAAGATGGCGTAAGTAAAGATACGACATATTATACAAATGTTATTTTGGAAGAGACAGATAATATGAACAGGCTCATTGTTGAAATGTTAGAATTAGCAAAACTAGAATCAGGTACGTACAAACTAGAAATGTCGACATTCTCGATCGGTGAATTAATTCAACAAGTCTATACAAAATTATTATTTAGCATGGAGGAAAAACATTTACAAGTGGACATCCATGCTGACTCTTCTCTATTTGTTAAAGCAAATCGTAGCCGTATTGAGCAAGTCGTTGTAAACTTACTTAGCAATGCAATTCGATATACTCCAGATGGTGAAAAAATACACGTCTCTGTTATAGAAACGGAAGATACAGTGAAAATCCAAATTGAAAACACAGGTAATCCTATTCCAGAAGAAAGCCTTGAAAAAATTTGGGATCGCTTCTACCGTTTAGACGCTTCTCGTAGCCGTCATACTGGAGGTACTGGCCTTGGGTTATCCATTGTGAAAAACATTTTAGATCTCCATCACGCTGAATACGGCGTGTATAATACCACTAATAGCGTTGTATTTTATTTTAATTTACAAAAAGTAAAAGAAGTCAAATAA
- the deoD gene encoding purine-nucleoside phosphorylase translates to MSVHIEAKQGEIAESILLPGDPLRAKYIAETFLEDVTCYNNVRGMLGFTGTYKGKRVSVQGTGMGVPSISIYVNELIQSYGVKNLIRVGTCGAIQKDVKVRDVIIAMTACTDSNMNRLTFPGFDFAPAANFDLLKKAYDAGTEKGLHVRVGNVLTADVFYRESMDMVKKLGNYGVLAVEMETTALYTLAAKYGVNALSILTVSDHIFTGEETTPEERQTTFNEMIEIALDAAIQQ, encoded by the coding sequence ATGAGTGTACATATCGAAGCAAAACAAGGCGAAATCGCTGAATCTATTCTATTACCTGGTGATCCATTACGTGCAAAATATATTGCTGAAACATTTTTAGAGGACGTTACTTGCTATAACAACGTACGTGGCATGTTAGGTTTCACTGGAACTTATAAAGGAAAGCGTGTATCTGTTCAAGGTACAGGTATGGGTGTTCCTTCTATTTCTATTTATGTAAACGAATTAATTCAAAGCTACGGAGTGAAAAATTTAATTCGTGTTGGAACATGTGGTGCAATTCAAAAAGATGTTAAGGTACGTGACGTTATTATTGCAATGACGGCTTGTACAGATTCTAATATGAACCGCTTAACATTCCCAGGTTTTGATTTCGCTCCTGCTGCAAACTTTGATCTTTTAAAGAAAGCTTACGATGCTGGAACAGAAAAAGGATTACACGTTCGTGTTGGTAACGTATTAACAGCAGATGTATTTTATCGTGAGAGCATGGACATGGTTAAAAAACTTGGAAATTACGGTGTATTAGCAGTAGAGATGGAGACGACTGCTCTTTACACATTAGCAGCTAAATATGGTGTAAATGCATTATCTATATTAACAGTAAGCGACCATATCTTCACTGGTGAAGAAACAACACCTGAAGAGCGTCAAACTACATTTAACGAAATGATTGAAATCGCTTTAGATGCAGCAATTCAGCAATAG
- the mprF gene encoding bifunctional lysylphosphatidylglycerol flippase/synthetase MprF, translating into MSFSWKRFLQIGKIIFPFVVLTIVFFQAKKELAGISFLEAIETIKNIPTGGVFLAITLGAFAVSTMFFYDFVMLRYLKADIPVQKIFRISWIANTLNGFIGFGGLVGAGVRTMLYRPHIKENGKLIKSIAWMTTAFINGLAILSFLGLIGILDTSFILHEKPWLWPVLIFFALFVPIYIGFSKIKNRNTKQTDGQEEEEKNPTVLYSLVSLVEWVSAGIVMYVILILFGIDIEFQKFLGVYVIAALAGVVSLVPGGLGSFDLVFLTGLGQYGVDTGVLLPAMLLYRLVYYILPFCLGLIFAAFEMTGAAIKKIEDKPFIAPALETTGVIWTLQRDFLGKLGSWASAALTLFAGLMVILSTILPTSINRAHALHILAPKHLIQFSFSLSLTFGILLLILSRGIYYGTKRSYYMTIVSLIGAAIFNTLKGIDIEETFILLIVLAVLYMLRKRFVREKMEVSLSDIVKVFIFLLLTLYLYKNLGILFAGAKEAFQPDFVVRNITQVKRSALAAAFFVPTFLLIGSLIANRYRSQFPGQPANDKRLENFLDEHGGNVLSHLGFLGDKQFFFSSDGKALLLFSITGKRLVVLGDPIGDPSSYRTVLQEFLAEADRFGYICVFYQIESKWMSLYHDFGYNFFKLGEEAVVDLNTFTITGKKRAGMRATFNRFEREGYTFSIHKPPFSDELYEELKKVSDAWLGGKKEKGFSLGYFDREYISRAPIATLSDAEGKIIAFTTFMPVYQSGILSVDLMRYYPDAPSGIMDAIFIHLFHWAKENEYHSFNIGMAPLSNVGLSTQSFWSERVAAAIFNNVRYTYSFSGLRHFKEKYKPAWSGKYLAFRKNHSLPITMLAVTKLIGKRKNS; encoded by the coding sequence ATGTCGTTTTCATGGAAACGTTTCTTACAAATCGGGAAAATAATCTTCCCATTTGTTGTCTTAACAATTGTTTTCTTTCAAGCTAAAAAAGAATTAGCAGGCATTTCTTTTTTAGAAGCAATTGAAACAATTAAAAACATTCCAACTGGTGGGGTATTTTTAGCGATTACACTCGGTGCATTTGCCGTTTCAACAATGTTCTTTTATGACTTTGTTATGCTTCGTTACTTAAAGGCAGATATACCTGTACAAAAGATTTTCCGTATCTCATGGATTGCAAACACTTTAAATGGATTTATCGGTTTTGGTGGTCTTGTTGGTGCCGGTGTACGTACAATGCTATATCGTCCACATATAAAAGAGAATGGGAAACTTATTAAAAGCATTGCTTGGATGACAACCGCTTTTATTAATGGATTAGCCATTCTTTCATTCCTCGGCCTTATTGGAATATTAGACACTAGTTTTATTCTGCACGAAAAACCGTGGTTATGGCCTGTTCTTATCTTCTTTGCTCTTTTCGTTCCAATATATATTGGGTTTTCTAAAATTAAAAATAGAAACACAAAACAGACAGACGGACAAGAAGAAGAAGAGAAAAATCCAACTGTTTTATATTCATTAGTTTCATTAGTCGAGTGGGTATCTGCTGGTATCGTTATGTACGTCATTTTAATATTATTTGGAATTGATATCGAATTTCAAAAGTTTTTAGGTGTTTATGTAATTGCTGCTTTAGCTGGTGTCGTAAGTCTTGTCCCTGGTGGTCTTGGTTCATTTGATCTTGTTTTCTTAACCGGACTAGGACAATACGGAGTTGATACAGGCGTATTACTACCCGCTATGTTATTATATCGACTTGTCTATTACATCTTACCATTCTGCCTTGGTCTCATTTTTGCAGCATTTGAAATGACAGGAGCGGCCATAAAAAAAATTGAAGACAAACCATTTATTGCACCTGCATTAGAAACAACTGGTGTAATTTGGACTTTACAACGTGATTTTTTAGGGAAATTAGGTTCATGGGCATCCGCCGCTTTAACCCTATTCGCTGGCTTAATGGTTATTCTATCAACAATTTTACCGACTAGTATAAATCGAGCTCACGCCTTACATATTTTAGCTCCAAAGCACCTTATTCAATTTTCTTTTAGCTTATCATTAACATTCGGTATTCTCCTCCTGATTCTTTCACGAGGAATATATTATGGAACAAAGCGTTCTTACTATATGACGATTGTTTCTTTAATTGGAGCAGCAATCTTTAATACCCTAAAAGGAATTGATATTGAAGAAACCTTTATTTTATTAATCGTACTTGCTGTGTTGTATATGCTTCGTAAAAGATTTGTACGTGAGAAAATGGAAGTCTCTCTTTCTGACATCGTAAAAGTGTTTATCTTCTTATTACTCACGTTATATTTATATAAAAACTTAGGTATTTTATTTGCGGGTGCAAAAGAAGCATTCCAACCTGATTTTGTCGTTCGAAATATTACACAAGTTAAACGAAGTGCATTAGCAGCAGCCTTTTTCGTTCCTACTTTTTTACTTATCGGTTCACTAATTGCTAACCGTTACCGTAGTCAATTTCCCGGGCAACCAGCTAATGATAAAAGGTTAGAAAACTTCTTAGATGAACATGGTGGGAACGTACTTAGCCATTTAGGTTTTTTAGGAGATAAACAGTTCTTCTTCAGTAGTGACGGAAAAGCACTTCTTCTCTTTTCAATTACTGGAAAACGTCTTGTTGTACTAGGTGATCCAATTGGTGATCCATCCTCCTACCGCACTGTGTTGCAAGAATTTTTAGCTGAAGCTGATCGATTTGGGTATATTTGCGTATTCTATCAAATTGAAAGCAAATGGATGAGCTTATACCACGATTTCGGCTACAACTTCTTTAAACTTGGCGAGGAGGCTGTCGTTGATTTAAACACGTTTACAATAACAGGAAAAAAACGTGCTGGTATGCGAGCTACTTTCAACCGTTTTGAACGAGAAGGTTATACATTCTCTATTCATAAGCCACCATTCTCAGACGAATTATACGAGGAATTAAAGAAAGTGTCTGATGCTTGGCTCGGCGGAAAAAAAGAGAAGGGATTTTCACTTGGGTACTTCGATCGTGAATATATTAGTCGTGCCCCTATCGCTACATTATCTGATGCAGAAGGAAAAATCATTGCATTCACAACCTTTATGCCAGTATATCAAAGTGGCATATTATCTGTTGATTTAATGCGTTATTATCCAGATGCACCTAGCGGAATTATGGATGCAATTTTTATCCACTTATTCCACTGGGCAAAAGAAAATGAATACCATTCCTTTAATATTGGTATGGCACCACTCTCAAATGTCGGTTTATCAACGCAATCGTTCTGGTCTGAACGAGTTGCCGCTGCAATCTTTAATAACGTTCGTTACACATATAGCTTCAGCGGTTTACGACATTTCAAAGAAAAATACAAACCTGCATGGAGTGGAAAATATTTAGCATTTCGAAAGAATCATTCTTTACCAATTACAATGCTCGCTGTAACAAAATTAATAGGAAAACGAAAAAACAGCTAA
- a CDS encoding YpuI family protein: MSNLMVENQTEQVSVFLEDAITLITNYVNYHTLPSLLEETPTGNEQYYKGLLASMRRLLVFCEEGHDACFVLLNSQPFRKTAAEKILYKIYHQVIAEFFSPKSDHWYENSRSAYTGKNSIVFQQIPPASIEQVMKNLEGKFQAMREELEYYETDYQTKMLHKY; encoded by the coding sequence ATGTCTAATTTGATGGTTGAAAATCAAACAGAACAAGTTTCTGTATTTTTAGAAGATGCGATTACTTTGATAACCAATTATGTGAATTATCATACGTTGCCTTCTTTATTAGAAGAGACACCAACTGGGAACGAGCAATATTATAAAGGGTTATTAGCATCAATGAGACGTCTCCTCGTTTTTTGCGAAGAAGGACATGATGCATGTTTTGTTTTGTTGAATAGCCAACCATTTCGAAAAACAGCAGCTGAAAAAATTTTATATAAGATATATCATCAAGTAATTGCAGAGTTTTTTTCACCGAAGAGTGATCATTGGTATGAAAATAGTCGGTCTGCATATACAGGGAAAAATTCTATTGTTTTTCAACAAATACCACCTGCATCTATAGAGCAGGTGATGAAGAATTTAGAAGGTAAATTTCAAGCGATGCGTGAAGAACTAGAATATTATGAGACAGATTATCAAACGAAGATGTTACACAAATACTAA
- a CDS encoding superoxide dismutase: MSQQGVFTDYFHEVESWCESVLHVLDSRAMEVYDVHMLAYKIQTLLERMKEHEYDTDAEFMYEISDDVEHIQHHLQEVFMQEGEEYELCERGDSERAVPIGGHTLPPLPYPYNALEPYISREIMMLHHDKHHRSYVEGLNKAEKMMEEARKTNQFDLIKHWEREAAFHGSGHYLHTIFWNNMKKDGGGSPRGAFSQQIEQDFGSFLRFQKHFTEAASKVEGSGWAILVWVPRSGRLEILQSTLHQLFTQWDTIPLLVLDVWEHAYYLQYQNRKDEYIKNWWNVVNWPDVEKRFETAKQIEWTPY; encoded by the coding sequence ATGAGTCAGCAAGGTGTATTTACAGATTACTTTCATGAAGTAGAAAGTTGGTGTGAAAGTGTTCTTCACGTATTAGATAGCCGTGCAATGGAAGTGTATGATGTCCATATGCTTGCTTATAAAATTCAGACGTTATTAGAGCGTATGAAAGAGCATGAATACGACACAGATGCCGAGTTTATGTATGAAATAAGTGATGATGTAGAACATATTCAACACCATTTACAGGAAGTGTTTATGCAAGAAGGAGAGGAATATGAACTATGTGAAAGAGGGGATAGTGAACGAGCTGTTCCGATCGGGGGGCATACCCTTCCGCCATTACCTTATCCATATAACGCGCTAGAACCGTACATTTCACGAGAAATTATGATGTTACACCATGATAAACATCATCGTAGTTACGTGGAAGGATTAAATAAAGCAGAGAAGATGATGGAAGAAGCGAGAAAAACAAATCAATTTGATTTAATTAAGCATTGGGAAAGAGAAGCGGCTTTTCATGGATCAGGTCATTACTTACACACGATATTTTGGAATAACATGAAAAAAGATGGTGGTGGAAGTCCGAGAGGGGCTTTTTCACAACAAATTGAGCAAGATTTCGGAAGTTTTTTACGTTTTCAAAAACATTTCACAGAAGCAGCTTCTAAAGTAGAAGGTTCAGGCTGGGCGATTCTCGTTTGGGTCCCCCGATCTGGAAGGTTAGAAATTTTGCAGAGTACACTTCATCAATTGTTTACACAATGGGATACGATACCGCTCCTTGTACTAGATGTATGGGAGCATGCGTATTATTTACAATACCAAAATCGAAAAGATGAATATATTAAAAACTGGTGGAATGTTGTAAATTGGCCTGATGTAGAAAAAAGATTTGAAACTGCGAAACAAATTGAATGGACACCATATTAG
- the dacB gene encoding D-alanyl-D-alanine carboxypeptidase DacB, which yields MRRICVIITLLIMYASVMPIPTYAKMNSNVSARNAVLMEQGSGRVLYGKAEHEPQKIASITKIMTALLAAESGKMKEMVAVSNEAVRVEGSAIYLKPGQKVKLEDLVYGLMLRSGNDAAQVIAENVGGSIEGFVYLMNEKAKQIGMKDTHFSNPHGLDGDGSHYSSAYDMALLTKYAMGNETFKGIFGTKTYKSDSWDYPWKNKHKLVTSYYEFATGGKTGFTKKAGRTLVTTASKDGLDLIVVTLSASSDWDDHMNLFDKGFERYKQAKVLGQGALAEINEKKYANHVYTKNSFSVPLTEEERKSVLLKVELDKSAKLTDGVKIGKTEIYVGNEKVGERNLFYSKRKLVATTGMYWNNVKEIFSHMIGVGIDG from the coding sequence ATGAGACGAATTTGTGTAATCATTACGCTTCTTATTATGTACGCAAGCGTTATGCCGATTCCTACATATGCAAAGATGAACAGCAATGTCAGTGCTCGAAATGCTGTATTAATGGAGCAAGGTTCTGGTCGTGTATTATATGGAAAAGCAGAACATGAGCCACAAAAAATTGCTAGTATAACAAAAATTATGACAGCCTTGTTAGCTGCTGAATCAGGAAAAATGAAAGAAATGGTAGCAGTTAGTAATGAAGCAGTCAGGGTGGAAGGATCGGCAATTTATTTAAAGCCTGGACAGAAAGTGAAGCTAGAGGATTTAGTATACGGCCTTATGCTTAGATCAGGTAATGACGCAGCGCAAGTAATTGCTGAAAATGTAGGAGGGAGTATAGAGGGGTTCGTATATTTAATGAATGAAAAGGCGAAACAAATTGGAATGAAAGATACTCACTTCTCAAATCCTCATGGTTTGGATGGAGATGGATCACATTACTCTTCGGCCTATGATATGGCACTATTAACGAAATATGCAATGGGGAACGAGACCTTTAAGGGGATTTTTGGCACAAAAACGTATAAATCAGATTCATGGGATTATCCGTGGAAAAATAAACATAAGCTTGTGACATCCTATTATGAATTTGCAACAGGGGGAAAGACAGGTTTTACGAAGAAAGCAGGACGGACGCTTGTCACAACAGCTTCAAAAGATGGACTAGATTTAATTGTCGTAACTTTGAGTGCTTCTAGTGACTGGGATGATCATATGAATTTGTTTGATAAAGGATTTGAACGCTATAAGCAAGCGAAAGTTTTAGGACAAGGAGCACTCGCTGAAATAAATGAAAAGAAATATGCCAATCATGTTTATACGAAAAATAGTTTTTCTGTCCCTTTAACGGAAGAGGAAAGAAAGAGCGTGTTATTGAAAGTTGAGCTCGATAAAAGTGCAAAACTTACTGATGGAGTAAAGATTGGGAAGACAGAAATTTATGTAGGAAACGAGAAAGTTGGAGAACGAAATTTGTTTTACAGTAAACGAAAGTTAGTAGCTACAACGGGAATGTACTGGAATAATGTGAAAGAAATTTTTTCTCACATGATAGGTGTTGGGATAGATGGTTAA
- the spmA gene encoding spore maturation protein SpmA has protein sequence MVNLVWAAMAVIGIVYAMINGTMEEVTKAVFEGSKDAVTICIGLISVLVFWLGLMKIAEEAGLLKKLVTLFMPIVKRLFPEIPKDHPSMGFILSNMMANFFGLGNAATPLGIKAMEQLKELNGGKDSASRSMVTFLALNTSAITLIPTTVISIRMTYESANPTEIVGVTFIAQVLSMIGAIWIDRYFYRRRSRKGRKK, from the coding sequence ATGGTTAATCTCGTATGGGCAGCGATGGCGGTCATAGGGATTGTATATGCCATGATAAATGGAACGATGGAAGAAGTAACTAAAGCTGTATTTGAAGGGTCAAAAGACGCGGTAACAATATGTATAGGACTTATTAGTGTTTTAGTATTTTGGCTTGGTTTAATGAAAATTGCAGAGGAAGCCGGGTTGTTAAAGAAGTTAGTTACACTTTTTATGCCGATAGTAAAAAGATTGTTTCCAGAAATACCGAAGGATCATCCGTCAATGGGATTTATTCTATCGAATATGATGGCGAACTTTTTTGGGTTAGGTAATGCAGCAACCCCTCTTGGTATTAAAGCGATGGAACAACTGAAAGAGTTAAATGGAGGGAAGGATTCGGCCAGTCGCTCTATGGTGACGTTTCTAGCATTAAATACATCAGCTATCACATTAATTCCTACGACCGTCATTTCAATTCGAATGACTTATGAATCAGCGAATCCTACTGAAATTGTTGGGGTAACATTCATTGCACAAGTACTCTCTATGATTGGAGCAATCTGGATTGACCGCTATTTTTACCGAAGAAGGAGTAGAAAGGGGCGGAAAAAATGA
- the spmB gene encoding spore maturation protein SpmB, translating into MSIVNTISLWVIPCVIGFILLYGTIKKVPTYESFVEGGKEGIQIAVSILPFMVGMLVSISIFRASGALDAMISVMKPMLDFIHVPAEIVPLALIRPISGSAGLSITTDLIATYGPDSFIGRLASTMQGSTDTTFYILTVYFGAVGIRKMGDALKVGLFADLIGIICSIVFVSLLFR; encoded by the coding sequence ATGAGTATTGTAAATACCATTTCATTATGGGTAATCCCTTGTGTAATCGGTTTTATCCTTTTGTATGGCACGATAAAGAAAGTGCCGACGTATGAATCGTTCGTTGAGGGCGGAAAAGAAGGGATTCAAATTGCGGTTTCCATTTTGCCGTTTATGGTTGGAATGCTTGTATCTATTTCTATTTTCCGGGCATCAGGTGCTTTAGATGCGATGATATCGGTAATGAAGCCGATGTTAGACTTTATTCATGTACCAGCCGAAATCGTTCCACTTGCACTTATACGTCCGATTTCGGGATCTGCTGGTTTAAGTATTACGACCGACTTAATCGCTACATATGGGCCAGACTCGTTTATTGGTAGGTTAGCTTCAACGATGCAAGGTAGCACAGATACGACTTTTTATATATTAACAGTATACTTTGGGGCTGTCGGTATTAGAAAAATGGGAGATGCATTAAAGGTAGGACTTTTTGCAGATTTAATCGGGATTATTTGTTCAATTGTATTTGTTTCTCTATTGTTTCGGTAA